CTCAAATCTGAGATATTGATCGGGAATGCCAGCGCCGGCCAGGGCTATGACGGGGTGGTGGGGGATGACATCAGGGGGAAGCCATCAGCAGGCAGGGTGGGTCATTTGCTCAGTGCGCGCCCACGCATCAGTAGCTCTGAGGGAGTGCCGCATGATTGCACTACGCCCCACGATATATAGCTATCTTTATCCTTGCTTTGACGCTATACCAGTACTCCTCGAAACTCGAAGTCAATAGCAAGGAAGCGTAATGCCAGAACTTCTGTTCTATCAGCGGCCCACGGTCCTGAATAAAGAGACCCACAAGGCCCTCCGTTTTTTGCCGGTGAAGGACTTCGGATTCACCAGCAAAGTGAATTCGGTTCCTCTTCTGGCCATCGAATTTTTTGAATCCAGTCGTGATCTGCCAGTCCTGTTCAGTCAGGATTCGGAGGGATCTTTCTTTCCTATTGTCTTGCTCTCATTGAAAAATCAAGGGCACGAACAAATCGACGAAAGTGGCCGATGGTTGGGTAACTACACGCCAGCCTTTATTCGACGCTATCCGTTCGTGCTGAGCGGCGACAAGAATGTCTGTTTTGATGCAGACTATGTCGGTCTGGCAGACCTGGAAGGCGAGGGCGAGCTGCTGTTTGCAGATGATGGCGCCTACACCGATACCCTTACCAAGATCATCGAGTTTGTGACGAACTTCGAAGCGGAGCACGTGCGTACCCGCGAGTTCTGTCAGGCGGCATCCGAGCAGGACGTATTCAAGCCCTTCGTCCTACAGGTGGTGACGGCAGACAAAAAGCCGCTGCGTCTGGATGGACTGTTCATCATCG
This genomic stretch from Halopseudomonas pelagia harbors:
- a CDS encoding SapC family protein gives rise to the protein MPELLFYQRPTVLNKETHKALRFLPVKDFGFTSKVNSVPLLAIEFFESSRDLPVLFSQDSEGSFFPIVLLSLKNQGHEQIDESGRWLGNYTPAFIRRYPFVLSGDKNVCFDADYVGLADLEGEGELLFADDGAYTDTLTKIIEFVTNFEAEHVRTREFCQAASEQDVFKPFVLQVVTADKKPLRLDGLFIIDEKKLMALADEVVTAWFRKGYLAWAYAHLHSLGSLQRLSEKLDTRS